The Candidatus Hydrogenedentota bacterium genome contains the following window.
TCCCCCTTCGCACCTGATCGCCCAATTCCGTATACTTCTTGCGCTTGTCGCCGGGAGGGGGCCGTGAAATTCAATCTCCGTAATCTGGACACCGTCGCGCCAATCATTACGTGCGCGGTCCTGTTCCTTTTCTTTTCGTTCATTACCGAATCGTTTCTCACCCGGGAGAATCTACTCAACATTCTCCGGCAAAACTCCGCGCTCGCGGTCATGGCTGTCGGCGTGACGTTTGTTCTACTCACCGGCGAAATCGACCTCAGCATCGAAAGCATGGCCATCCTCGCGGGAGTCGTCGCGGCCTGGCTTTTCAATGTTCTCCTTCAAAGACTTCACTGGACGCCGGGCCCAATCACCCAAATGCTTCCGCTGCTCGCGGCGATCGCAGGCGCGGCGGTGTTTGGACTCGTCATCGGCGTTGGCGTGTCCCGGATCGGTGTGCCATCCTTCATGATGACCCTCGCGCTGTCGCTCATCGCGATGGGCCTTGCGCTGTGGATTACCGGCGGCTCGCCCATATTCACCATCCAACCCGCCCTCGCGCACATCGGCACGCGCTCGCTCGAATTCGTCGAACGCGCGCGGCCGAACGGCACGACCTATGCCCTGATCGAGATCCCGTGGATCACCGTCGTCGCGGCCATCTTCATGTTTGCCGCCTGGATCGTGCTCCGGTTCACCCGCTTCGGACGCAACGTCTACGCCGTCGGCGGCAACCGCGTCGCCGCGGAATTGTCCGGCATCCCGGTCGCGCGTACCCTTACCGCATGCTTCTGCATCTGCGCCATGACGGCCGCCGTTGCGGGCACACTCTGGGTCGGGCGGCTTGGCAGCGCACAAGCCGGCGGCCTCGATCAAGTCCTGATCCAATGTGTCTCCGGTGTAGTGCTCGGCGGGACCTCGTTGTTCGGAGGCAAGGGCGGAATCGGCAATACGGTGGTCGGCGTCCTGACCTTCGGCATCCTGCACAACGGCCTGAACCACCTCGACGTCAACATCTACCTCAAGGGCTCTATCATGGGTGCCATCCTGCTCGCGGCGCTCATCCTCAACGTCTCGATGGCCCGCGTCCGCCGCGCGTAACCGGCGCAATTGGGTTTACGTTGCGGGAAAGCCGAGTTACGGCGAGGCAAGGTGGTGGTACCAAACCGCAATTCAAAGCGTCACGGCCGCCACGCCTTCTTATGCCGATGTCGCAAAGCGGGGCCTTCTCCAGTCTGTCGCGCAGCTATGTGGTGCGCATGATTCGCGTGTAGAGTAGGCGCCATGGAAACCGCTGCTTCCAATAGCTCCTTTCGAGTGTTCACGTACCGATCCAGAAAGCGTACAGTACGCTTCCTTGTCAGCCCGGGCGTAGTAGATCGGATTTCGTTCATCGAAGAACTTCTGATGCGGGCAGCAGCGGGCGGCGGAGAAGCCGACAAGCTAATTTGGCCTGACGGCATCGTAGTGTCAAGCGAGGGCGAACTCCTCTCCGCACCTGACGACAACTTGCACGTAGTAGTTCCGAATTGGTTATTTGATCGGGTTAAAGAGGAACAGAAGCACCGTCTACCGTTGTACTTTCGAATCTGCGGTGATGTGACAACACGTGAACTCTATTGGGATTTTGCGTACGTGCTGGGCCACTACCTCGCACCCTTACAGACAGATAAAGGTCTCCGTAAGGACTGTCATGTATTGATAAATTGTGGCCTATTCTTCCCCATTGAATACCGACCCGTTCGAACGTATTTCGCCATCATTTTAGTGCTTCCATTCTTTATCGCAGCTTTAGGTATCGTTTACTGTGGCTCCGCGGTGTGGTGGAACAATCGCAAGCTTTTGTACGCGAAGGCGAAACTCGATCGGTGCTTCGGTAGGCGACGGGCGCTCGCCAAGGCCAAACAACGCTTGCTCAAACTTGGCGAACCGCCCGAAAAGCTGGCGAAACTCGTGATTCCCCAAGATTTGAGAGTCATTGAAAACGACTGTGATAGAGCCAAACTCGAATAGGGGGCCGACCGAACATGGTCTACGTCTGCTTGGCTGATACGCGTACGTACGGGCATTTGTGCGAAGAGCCCTGAAGTGCACCGCTGAAGCGTCGCTTTGCATGCCGCGTCCGAAGTGGCAAGCAGGTGTGCTTCGCTAGTCCCTCGAAACTTCCACGTCCATATACGCGCGCGATCCCGTCGTCTCTCGCTGCCCTTGGTATTTCCCTCGATACGGGTTTTCGACGGGCCCGTCGGCGGCGGCGATGACGAGTTGGCAGATGCGGCGGCCCGCTTCGATGCGCATGGGCGCGCTGTTCGCGTTGAAGAGCTCGAGCGTGATTGCGCCTTCAAACCCCGGATCGACCCACCCCGCGTTCTGGATGAAGAGTCCCAATCGCCCAATCGAACTACGCCCCTCGACGAACGCGGTCAAGTAGTCCGGCAGCGCGATGACTTCGTGTGTTGTCGCCAGCACGAATCCGTGCGCAGGCACCACGAACGACGCACCTTCCACGCGCTCGTACTCGATCGGTTCGGACATCGAATACATGCCCTGCGTCGCGCGCGGCGTGAGAAACGACGTGCCGAGTCGCAGGTCCACGGAGGCGGGTCCGATTTGCGCGGGTTCGATAGGCTCGATGCGCAATTCGCCCGCGGCCAGCAGTTCTTTGATTTTTCGATCAGGCAAGATCAATGCACCATTCCCCCTTCAGAACGACGGACGGATTCTAGGCTACGGCGCGGCGCTCGCGCAAAGCGGCGGGCACGGGAATGCGGCAAAGCGCGGTGATTTTCAGAAGCATGGTTGCGATATCGACGGCGGGATTGAAAGGGTCGTGCGGGATGTATGATTACTTTCCCGATTCAGTCCTTTTTCGTCAACGCTTCGCGGAGCGCGTACAGGCCCTGGATAAACGTCGCGAATTCCATGTTCTGCGTGAGCGAATCGCCGAAGCGCACACCGACCCAAACGCGGTTCTCGATATCGGGCTTCGTACGAACGACTTCCGCCGGCCCGATAAACAT
Protein-coding sequences here:
- a CDS encoding ABC transporter permease — its product is MKFNLRNLDTVAPIITCAVLFLFFSFITESFLTRENLLNILRQNSALAVMAVGVTFVLLTGEIDLSIESMAILAGVVAAWLFNVLLQRLHWTPGPITQMLPLLAAIAGAAVFGLVIGVGVSRIGVPSFMMTLALSLIAMGLALWITGGSPIFTIQPALAHIGTRSLEFVERARPNGTTYALIEIPWITVVAAIFMFAAWIVLRFTRFGRNVYAVGGNRVAAELSGIPVARTLTACFCICAMTAAVAGTLWVGRLGSAQAGGLDQVLIQCVSGVVLGGTSLFGGKGGIGNTVVGVLTFGILHNGLNHLDVNIYLKGSIMGAILLAALILNVSMARVRRA
- the dcd gene encoding dCTP deaminase, which gives rise to MILPDRKIKELLAAGELRIEPIEPAQIGPASVDLRLGTSFLTPRATQGMYSMSEPIEYERVEGASFVVPAHGFVLATTHEVIALPDYLTAFVEGRSSIGRLGLFIQNAGWVDPGFEGAITLELFNANSAPMRIEAGRRICQLVIAAADGPVENPYRGKYQGQRETTGSRAYMDVEVSRD